CGAATGTAATGTTCTTCTGAAATATCCGGGTTTTTGTTTTGTTCCATTGCCAATGTTCCATTGTTAGATTACATTTAATTATGTATACAGTATATACCTTTTAATGATTTAATCCATATGGATAAGATAAAGAACCTGTAATAAGCCCTTTATCTTTTGTGCCCAACACCACATAACTTACCGGTTCTTCAAAGCCCTCTAAACATTGAACAATGTCATCTCCTTCTTGTGCATCTACCTTTTGAAAACTACTAAAACTACTATAAGAAGAGACATCCTTAAGAAAAACCCAATTTTTTTCTTGCCATTTTTTCTTGTCCATCTCATTTATTTCTGCCAAATCAATCTGTTGTGCCCAGTTACGCTCAGGCAAGTATCTAAAAAGGTTACACAAAATGATTTGTCCTGTTGGAATCATACGAATATCGTTAATAGTGATGCAAGGATCATTCAAGTTATAAAACCGCTGATCTTTCTCTTTCCACAATACTGTTTTATTAAAAAAATGAACTCTTTTCATATTTAGCCAAATATCTTTCAAATGATCTGGACACTCAGAAGATTGTGCTAAACGTATAATATCAAGTAAGGATTCGTACCTACCCTGAAAAGGAACCATTGCATAGTCTCTATTAAAAGGAGAATCAACAAAAGGTGCCTCCATATCATCTAAAACACTGCCAGATGGGATATCAGCTGTATACATAAACGATGAAAACAAACACACATAAAAAATGAAAAATTGCTTTATCATGTCAATCTATTTGCTATTCTGTTGCAATGATAAAATCATCTTCAACACGATCCCAATCGATGACATGCCACCAAGCAGAAATATAATCGGGACGCTTATTTTGGTATTTAAGATAATAGGCATGCTCCCACACATCAAGCCCCAAAATAGGAAATAAACCTTGTTTAAGAGGTGAATCCTGATTTGATGTCGTTGTTACTTGTAAACGACCATTTTCATCAACACATAACCATGCCCACCCACTGCCAAATACCGTCTTTGCAGCTGCAGTAAATTGTTCTTTGAAAGCATCAAACTCACCGAATTCTGCGCGAATCGCTTTAAGTACTTTGTCACGCGGTTGTCCACCACCATCTTTTTTCATCATTGTCCAAAACAATGAATGATTCAAATGACCACCGGCATTATTGCGCACTACCGTTTGCAGACCTTTAGGCAACTTATCATAGTTAATAACTAAATCTTCCAATGATTTATCTTGATATTGAGGATAGCCCTCTAATGCATTGTTAAGATTATTCACATACCCTGCATGGTGCTTATCATGATGGATTTCCATAGTACGTGCATCAATATAAGGTTCTAATGCATCAAAAGCGTATGGTAATTCAGGAAGTACAAATTTTGCCATATTTATTTCCTCTATCGATTATTTAATAGCTGTATAACATGAATTACCGTAACATAAGGCAAAAAATAGTCAATTTCAAATGCCTAACTTACCAAATAGATAACCTCATCTTTACGTGCCATTTGTAACTGCTCGCGAGCCATTTTTTCTTTACAAAATGAATGCACATTCCATGCTATAATCTGCTCTTGCAACTGCAGCATCTCTTGCTTTTTTTGAGCAATCTGCTCAACCATTTCATAACATTCTGATTTGAGATGCACTAACTGATTAAATCCATGTGCACCAAAAAGATACATCCAACTGAACAGCACAAGTTCACCCACAAACAATAAACGAGAGCATATACGTTTCACGTCAATAACTAACATTTAAGAACCTCCTTACTCAATTCATAAAAGTTGTTGCAAAAGCATCCTCTTTTATATCTACAATAAGCTATAACATAAAAGACAGTAAATATATGAGCTTTAGTTCGGAGAATATAATGAATAAGACGCACCTTTTTTTATTTTTAATACCAATATATTTTATACAAGCAAAAGATGAACAAAAACAACCTTCATACGACCAAGAAGCCTTCAATTGGTCACGCACCATGGCTGAAGTTGCACAAATGGTAGGTGAGAAACATTTTAAACTTCCTGAAAATGCCGGTGAATGTTGGGCTGAGGCAATCAATGGATTTGTCAGCTGCTTAGATCCTCATTCAGGATTTTTGGCACCAAAAGCATATAAACAGATTATTCAATCAACATCCGGAAGTTTTGGCGGTATTGGTATTGTAATTGACAATACGCGTCAACCAAAAGATAAATATTTAACTATTATCGATACCATCCCTGATGGTCCTTCAGATAATGCAGGCATCAAACCGCTTGATAAAATTGTGGAAATCGAAGGGGAACTTCTTGAAGGCATGACAACCGAAGAAGCAACCGCAAAACTGAAAGGAAAACCGGAAAGCACGGTTGAAATTAAAGTATTACGTGAGGGACATCCTGATTTAATTGTCGTAAGCATCACACGAGACGTTATTAAAGAACAAAATTCATTATCATTTTATCTACCTGAACAACAAATATATTACGTTTCATTGAGTCAATTTTCACAAAATGCAACCAAACAGATCGAAGATTTACTCAAAAAATCAAACGACCACTCTTATAAAGGTTTAATTGTTGATATGCGCAATAATTCAGGTGGTCTGCTGAATG
The Candidatus Dependentiae bacterium genome window above contains:
- a CDS encoding superoxide dismutase → MAKFVLPELPYAFDALEPYIDARTMEIHHDKHHAGYVNNLNNALEGYPQYQDKSLEDLVINYDKLPKGLQTVVRNNAGGHLNHSLFWTMMKKDGGGQPRDKVLKAIRAEFGEFDAFKEQFTAAAKTVFGSGWAWLCVDENGRLQVTTTSNQDSPLKQGLFPILGLDVWEHAYYLKYQNKRPDYISAWWHVIDWDRVEDDFIIATE
- a CDS encoding septum formation initiator family protein, whose translation is MLVIDVKRICSRLLFVGELVLFSWMYLFGAHGFNQLVHLKSECYEMVEQIAQKKQEMLQLQEQIIAWNVHSFCKEKMAREQLQMARKDEVIYLVS